In the Paramisgurnus dabryanus chromosome 5, PD_genome_1.1, whole genome shotgun sequence genome, one interval contains:
- the ptges gene encoding prostaglandin E synthase, whose translation MLESEVSMCFIFYSTLLILKMFIIAIITGQVRLRKKAFANAEDAVRHGGVQYCRTDSYVDRCLRAHRNDMENIFPFLFLGAVYSMTGPSYTVARIHFLIFFLGRVVHSVAYLLALKAPTRSLAYVIAQVPCVSMAIQILMAVASFA comes from the exons ATGCTCGAAAGCGAAGTGTCCATGTGCTTTATCTTCTACAGCACGCTTTTAATCTTAAAAATGTTCATTATTGCCATCATCACTGGACAAGTTAGACTTCGGAAAAAA GCATTCGCTAATGCTGAGGACGCTGTAAGACACGGAGGTGTGCAGTATTGCCGCACTGATTCATACGTGGATCGTTGTTTGAG gGCACATCGCAATGACATGGAGAACATTTTCCCCTTTTTGTTTCTAGGGGCTGTCTATTCCATGACTGGCCCTTCATATACAGTGGCACGAATTCACTTTTTGATTTTCTTCCTGGGTCGAGTTGTTCACAGTGTGGCATACCTGTTGGCACTGAAAGCCCCGACACGTTCACTCGCCTATGTCATCGCTCAGGTGCCTTGTGTTTCCATGGCGATACAGATACTTATGGCTGTAGCCTCATTTGCCTAA
- the usp20 gene encoding ubiquitin carboxyl-terminal hydrolase 20 isoform X1 — protein sequence MTDSGDLCPHLDSTGEITKEELIQKSKGTCQSCGVGGPNLWACLQCDCPYVGCGESFSDHSTIHAQTKKHNLTVNLTTFRVWCYVCEREVFLEPKPVTPISSAHRCKPLEQDSLPQMTCHSLRAVPIAVADEEGSESEEDELKPRGLTGMKNIGNSCYMNAALQALSNCPPLTQFFLDCSGLVRTDKKPALCKSYQKLVSELWHKKRPSYVVPTSLFHGIKLVNPMFRGYAQQDTQEFLRCLMDQLHEELKEPLTECGGAILDIDPDRSFDNRNHGDGDRSPSEDEFLSCDSGSGSERGDGDRSGGEAELLIQDECIGVRENGGISEKERLKERKGEERKREMDEDADVDTAAEDGEAERETDSTVVTAAVQAPGNTEPDNEASMNCQSSRPCSPVHSVQELHSKLSSSPPRSSPLRTGPTYTFKKAQMLLGTRKKKQSRFRSVISDIFDGSILSLVQCLTCDRVSTTVETFQDLSLPIPGKEDLAKLHSSIHQSAPVKTGVCTDGYAAQGWISYIMDSIRRYTEFVVSCIPSWFWGPMVTLEDCLAAFFAADELKGDNMYSCERCKKLRNGVKYCRVLRLPEILCIHLKRFRHEVMYSFKINSHVSFPLEGLDLKPFLAKESPSQITTYDLLSVICHHGTAGSGHYIAYCQNVINGQWYEFDDQYVTEVHETVVQNAEAYVLFYRKSSEESVRERQKVVALANLKEPSLLQFYISREWLNKFNTFTEPGPITNQTFLCQHGGIPPTKHHYVDDLVVILPQNVWEYLYNRFGGGPAVNHLYVCAICQVEIETVAKRRKMEIDTFIKLNKEFQAEEAPTVILCISMQWFREWENFVKGKDNEPPGPIDNSKIAVMKSGNIQLKQGADYGQISEETWQYLLSIYGGGPEIAVRQTISPPDTDTHGERKIEAETRAL from the exons ATGACTGACAGCGGGGATCTTTGTCCTCACCTGGACTCTACTGGTGAAATTACAAAGGAGGAACTCATTCAGAAATCAAAG GGCACGTGTCAGTCATGTGGGGTGGGTGGCCCTAACCTCTGGGCATGTTTACAG TGTGACTGTCCCTATGTAGGCTGTGGTGAATCGTTTTCAGATCACAGTACTATCCATGCACAG ACCAAAAAGCACAATCTGACCGTAAACCTGACCACATTCAGGGTGTGGTGTTATGTCTGTGAGAGAGAGGTGTTTCTGGAACCAAAGCCTGTTACGCCTATATCATCAGCTCACCGCTGCAAACCGCTTGAACAG GATTCTCTACCCCAAATGACATGTCACTCATTGAGGGCAGTGCCTATCGCAGTGGCAGACGAGGAAGGCTCAGAATCTGAAGAGGATGAGCTTAAACCTAGAG GTCTCACAGGGATGAAGAACATTGGCAACTCCTGTTATATGAATGCTGCCCTGCAGGCTTTATCTAACTG ccCTCCTTTGACTCAGTTTTTCCTGGATTGCAGTGGCTTAGTGCGTACAGATAAAAAGCCTGCATTGTGTAAAAGCTATCAGAAGCTTGTCTCTGAGCTCTGGCACAAGAAACG GCCGAGTTATGTTGTTCCCACTAGTCTCTTTCATGGCATCAAACTGGTGAACCCTATGTTTCGGGGCTATGCTCAACAG GACACTCAAGAGTTTTTGCGTTGCCTGATGGACCAGCTTCACGAGGAACTAAAAGAGCCCCTAACTGAATGCGGTGGTGCGATCTTAGACATCGACCCCGACCGCAGCTTTGATAACCGTAACCATGGTGATGGAGACCGAAGCCCCTCTGAGGACGAATTTTTATCGTGTGACTCTGGATCCGGGAGTGAAAGGGGGGATGGAGACAGGTCAGGAGGAGAGGCGGAGCTGCTGATCCAGGATGAGTGTATTGGAGTAAGAGAGAATGGAGGGATCTCGGAGAAAGAAAGGCTGAAGGAAAGAAAAGGAGAGGAGAGGAAACGGGAAATGGATGAAGATGCAGATGTAGACACGGCTGCAGAGGATGGAGAggcagagagagaaacagaCTCAACCGTCGTAACCGCAGCTGTGCAGGCACCAGGAAATACAG AGCCTGATAATGAGGCTTCCATGAACTGTCAATCTTCTCGTCCCTGTAGCCCTGTCCACAGTGTTCAGGAGCTGCACTCCAAACTTTCTAGCAGTCCACCGAGGTCCAGCCCTCTTAGAACTGGCCCGACTTACACTTTCAAGAAAG CTCAGATgcttctgggaaccagaaagaAGAAGCAGTCCCGTTTCCGCAGTGTTATTTCAGATATTTTTGATGGGTCTATTCTGAGCCTCGTTCAGTGTTTGACATGTGACCGG GTGTCAACGACAGTAGAGACCTTTCAGGACTTGTCTTTGCCTATACCAGGTAAAGAGGATTTGGCCAAACTCCATTCCTCCATCCATCAGAGTGCTCCTGTTAAAACTGGTGTCTGTACGGATGGCTATGCTGCCCAGGGCTGGATCTCCTACATCATGGACTCTATTCGACGGTATACTGA GTTTGTGGTGTCCTGTATTCCCAGCTGGTTTTGGGGGCCCATGGTGACGTTGGAGGACTGCCTGGCAGCATTTTTCGCTGCTGATGAACTGAAAG gagacaatatgtacagctgtGAACGATGTAAAAA ATTGAGAAATGGTGTGAAATATTGTAGAGTTCTCCGTCTACCTGAA ATATTGTGCATTCACCTGAAGCGTTTTAGGCATGAGGTCATGTACTCATTTAAGATAAACAGCCATGTATCATTTCCATTGGAGGGTTTGGATCTTAAACCCTTCCTGGCTAAGGAAAGCCCATCTCAGATTACTACCTACGACCTGCTGTCTGTCATCTGTCACCATGGCACTGCTGGCA GTGGTCATTATATAGCATACTGTCAGAATGTGATTAACGGACAGTGGTATGAGTTTGACGATCAGTACGTAACGGAGGTGCACGAGACCGTAGTGCAGAACGCTGAAGCATACGTCCTCTTCTACAG GAAGAGCAGTGAGGAATCGGTAAGAGAGAGACAGAAGGTTGTAGCTCTGGCTAATTTAAAGGAGCCAAGTCTCCTGCAGTTCTACATCTCCAGAGAATGGCTTAACAAGTTCAACACGTTCACTGAGCCGGGACCCATTACCAACCAAACTTTTCTCTGTCAACATGGAG GTATTCCTCCAACTAAGCACCATTACGTGGATGATCTGGTAGTGATCCTGCCTCAAAATGTGTGGGAATATCTTTATAACAG gtttggGGGAGGCCCGGCCGTAAATCACTTATATGTGTGCGCCATCTGCCAGGTGGAGATAGAGACAGTAGCCAAACGGCGGAAAATGGAGATCGACACTTTCATCAAg ttgAATAAGGAGTTTCAGGCCGAGGAAGCCCCTACGGTCATTCTGTGTATTAGCATGCAGTGGTTCAGAGAATGGGAGAACTTTGTCAAGGGCAAAGATAACG AGCCACCAGGCCCTATTGACAACAGCAAGATTGCAGTAATGAAAAGCGGAAATATCCAGCTCAAACAGG GAGCAGACTACGGACAAATATCTGAAGAAACGTGGCAGTACTTGTTAAGTATTTATGGCGGTGGGCCAGAGATTGCTGTGCGTCAAACCATCAGCCCCCCAGACACTGACACACATGGAGAGAGGAAGATAGAGGCAGAGACCAGAGCGCTCTAA
- the usp20 gene encoding ubiquitin carboxyl-terminal hydrolase 20 isoform X2 has product MTDSGDLCPHLDSTGEITKEELIQKSKGTCQSCGVGGPNLWACLQCDCPYVGCGESFSDHSTIHAQTKKHNLTVNLTTFRVWCYVCEREVFLEPKPVTPISSAHRCKPLEQDSLPQMTCHSLRAVPIAVADEEGSESEEDELKPRGLTGMKNIGNSCYMNAALQALSNCPPLTQFFLDCSGLVRTDKKPALCKSYQKLVSELWHKKRPSYVVPTSLFHGIKLVNPMFRGYAQQDTQEFLRCLMDQLHEELKEPLTECGGAILDIDPDRSFDNRNHGDGDRSPSEDEFLSCDSGSGSERGDGDRSGGEAELLIQDECIGVRENGGISEKERLKERKGEERKREMDEDADVDTAAEDGEAERETDSTVVTAAVQAPGNTEPDNEASMNCQSSRPCSPVHSVQELHSKLSSSPPRSSPLRTGPTYTFKKAQMLLGTRKKKQSRFRSVISDIFDGSILSLVQCLTCDRVSTTVETFQDLSLPIPGKEDLAKLHSSIHQSAPVKTGVCTDGYAAQGWISYIMDSIRRFVVSCIPSWFWGPMVTLEDCLAAFFAADELKGDNMYSCERCKKLRNGVKYCRVLRLPEILCIHLKRFRHEVMYSFKINSHVSFPLEGLDLKPFLAKESPSQITTYDLLSVICHHGTAGSGHYIAYCQNVINGQWYEFDDQYVTEVHETVVQNAEAYVLFYRKSSEESVRERQKVVALANLKEPSLLQFYISREWLNKFNTFTEPGPITNQTFLCQHGGIPPTKHHYVDDLVVILPQNVWEYLYNRFGGGPAVNHLYVCAICQVEIETVAKRRKMEIDTFIKLNKEFQAEEAPTVILCISMQWFREWENFVKGKDNEPPGPIDNSKIAVMKSGNIQLKQGADYGQISEETWQYLLSIYGGGPEIAVRQTISPPDTDTHGERKIEAETRAL; this is encoded by the exons ATGACTGACAGCGGGGATCTTTGTCCTCACCTGGACTCTACTGGTGAAATTACAAAGGAGGAACTCATTCAGAAATCAAAG GGCACGTGTCAGTCATGTGGGGTGGGTGGCCCTAACCTCTGGGCATGTTTACAG TGTGACTGTCCCTATGTAGGCTGTGGTGAATCGTTTTCAGATCACAGTACTATCCATGCACAG ACCAAAAAGCACAATCTGACCGTAAACCTGACCACATTCAGGGTGTGGTGTTATGTCTGTGAGAGAGAGGTGTTTCTGGAACCAAAGCCTGTTACGCCTATATCATCAGCTCACCGCTGCAAACCGCTTGAACAG GATTCTCTACCCCAAATGACATGTCACTCATTGAGGGCAGTGCCTATCGCAGTGGCAGACGAGGAAGGCTCAGAATCTGAAGAGGATGAGCTTAAACCTAGAG GTCTCACAGGGATGAAGAACATTGGCAACTCCTGTTATATGAATGCTGCCCTGCAGGCTTTATCTAACTG ccCTCCTTTGACTCAGTTTTTCCTGGATTGCAGTGGCTTAGTGCGTACAGATAAAAAGCCTGCATTGTGTAAAAGCTATCAGAAGCTTGTCTCTGAGCTCTGGCACAAGAAACG GCCGAGTTATGTTGTTCCCACTAGTCTCTTTCATGGCATCAAACTGGTGAACCCTATGTTTCGGGGCTATGCTCAACAG GACACTCAAGAGTTTTTGCGTTGCCTGATGGACCAGCTTCACGAGGAACTAAAAGAGCCCCTAACTGAATGCGGTGGTGCGATCTTAGACATCGACCCCGACCGCAGCTTTGATAACCGTAACCATGGTGATGGAGACCGAAGCCCCTCTGAGGACGAATTTTTATCGTGTGACTCTGGATCCGGGAGTGAAAGGGGGGATGGAGACAGGTCAGGAGGAGAGGCGGAGCTGCTGATCCAGGATGAGTGTATTGGAGTAAGAGAGAATGGAGGGATCTCGGAGAAAGAAAGGCTGAAGGAAAGAAAAGGAGAGGAGAGGAAACGGGAAATGGATGAAGATGCAGATGTAGACACGGCTGCAGAGGATGGAGAggcagagagagaaacagaCTCAACCGTCGTAACCGCAGCTGTGCAGGCACCAGGAAATACAG AGCCTGATAATGAGGCTTCCATGAACTGTCAATCTTCTCGTCCCTGTAGCCCTGTCCACAGTGTTCAGGAGCTGCACTCCAAACTTTCTAGCAGTCCACCGAGGTCCAGCCCTCTTAGAACTGGCCCGACTTACACTTTCAAGAAAG CTCAGATgcttctgggaaccagaaagaAGAAGCAGTCCCGTTTCCGCAGTGTTATTTCAGATATTTTTGATGGGTCTATTCTGAGCCTCGTTCAGTGTTTGACATGTGACCGG GTGTCAACGACAGTAGAGACCTTTCAGGACTTGTCTTTGCCTATACCAGGTAAAGAGGATTTGGCCAAACTCCATTCCTCCATCCATCAGAGTGCTCCTGTTAAAACTGGTGTCTGTACGGATGGCTATGCTGCCCAGGGCTGGATCTCCTACATCATGGACTCTATTCGACG GTTTGTGGTGTCCTGTATTCCCAGCTGGTTTTGGGGGCCCATGGTGACGTTGGAGGACTGCCTGGCAGCATTTTTCGCTGCTGATGAACTGAAAG gagacaatatgtacagctgtGAACGATGTAAAAA ATTGAGAAATGGTGTGAAATATTGTAGAGTTCTCCGTCTACCTGAA ATATTGTGCATTCACCTGAAGCGTTTTAGGCATGAGGTCATGTACTCATTTAAGATAAACAGCCATGTATCATTTCCATTGGAGGGTTTGGATCTTAAACCCTTCCTGGCTAAGGAAAGCCCATCTCAGATTACTACCTACGACCTGCTGTCTGTCATCTGTCACCATGGCACTGCTGGCA GTGGTCATTATATAGCATACTGTCAGAATGTGATTAACGGACAGTGGTATGAGTTTGACGATCAGTACGTAACGGAGGTGCACGAGACCGTAGTGCAGAACGCTGAAGCATACGTCCTCTTCTACAG GAAGAGCAGTGAGGAATCGGTAAGAGAGAGACAGAAGGTTGTAGCTCTGGCTAATTTAAAGGAGCCAAGTCTCCTGCAGTTCTACATCTCCAGAGAATGGCTTAACAAGTTCAACACGTTCACTGAGCCGGGACCCATTACCAACCAAACTTTTCTCTGTCAACATGGAG GTATTCCTCCAACTAAGCACCATTACGTGGATGATCTGGTAGTGATCCTGCCTCAAAATGTGTGGGAATATCTTTATAACAG gtttggGGGAGGCCCGGCCGTAAATCACTTATATGTGTGCGCCATCTGCCAGGTGGAGATAGAGACAGTAGCCAAACGGCGGAAAATGGAGATCGACACTTTCATCAAg ttgAATAAGGAGTTTCAGGCCGAGGAAGCCCCTACGGTCATTCTGTGTATTAGCATGCAGTGGTTCAGAGAATGGGAGAACTTTGTCAAGGGCAAAGATAACG AGCCACCAGGCCCTATTGACAACAGCAAGATTGCAGTAATGAAAAGCGGAAATATCCAGCTCAAACAGG GAGCAGACTACGGACAAATATCTGAAGAAACGTGGCAGTACTTGTTAAGTATTTATGGCGGTGGGCCAGAGATTGCTGTGCGTCAAACCATCAGCCCCCCAGACACTGACACACATGGAGAGAGGAAGATAGAGGCAGAGACCAGAGCGCTCTAA
- the usp20 gene encoding ubiquitin carboxyl-terminal hydrolase 20 isoform X3, whose product MTDSGDLCPHLDSTGEITKEELIQKSKGTCQSCGVGGPNLWACLQCDCPYVGCGESFSDHSTIHAQTKKHNLTVNLTTFRVWCYVCEREVFLEPKPVTPISSAHRCKPLEQDSLPQMTCHSLRAVPIAVADEEGSESEEDELKPRGLTGMKNIGNSCYMNAALQALSNCPPLTQFFLDCSGLVRTDKKPALCKSYQKLVSELWHKKRPSYVVPTSLFHGIKLVNPMFRGYAQQDTQEFLRCLMDQLHEELKEPLTECGGAILDIDPDRSFDNRNHGDGDRSPSEDEFLSCDSGSGSERGDGDRSGGEAELLIQDECIGVRENGGISEKERLKERKGEERKREMDEDADVDTAAEDGEAERETDSTVVTAAVQAPGNTEPDNEASMNCQSSRPCSPVHSVQELHSKLSSSPPRSSPLRTGPTYTFKKAQMLLGTRKKKQSRFRSVISDIFDGSILSLVQCLTCDRVSTTVETFQDLSLPIPGKEDLAKLHSSIHQSAPVKTGVCTDGYAAQGWISYIMDSIRRYTEFVVSCIPSWFWGPMVTLEDCLAAFFAADELKGDNMYSCERCKKLRNGVKYCRVLRLPEILCIHLKRFRHEVMYSFKINSHVSFPLEGLDLKPFLAKESPSQITTYDLLSVICHHGTAGSGHYIAYCQNVINGQWYEFDDQYVTEVHETVVQNAEAYVLFYRKSSEESVRERQKVVALANLKEPSLLQFYISREWLNKFNTFTEPGPITNQTFLCQHGGIPPTKHHYVDDLVVILPQNVWEYLYNRFGGGPAVNHLYVCAICQVEIETVAKRRKMEIDTFIKVK is encoded by the exons ATGACTGACAGCGGGGATCTTTGTCCTCACCTGGACTCTACTGGTGAAATTACAAAGGAGGAACTCATTCAGAAATCAAAG GGCACGTGTCAGTCATGTGGGGTGGGTGGCCCTAACCTCTGGGCATGTTTACAG TGTGACTGTCCCTATGTAGGCTGTGGTGAATCGTTTTCAGATCACAGTACTATCCATGCACAG ACCAAAAAGCACAATCTGACCGTAAACCTGACCACATTCAGGGTGTGGTGTTATGTCTGTGAGAGAGAGGTGTTTCTGGAACCAAAGCCTGTTACGCCTATATCATCAGCTCACCGCTGCAAACCGCTTGAACAG GATTCTCTACCCCAAATGACATGTCACTCATTGAGGGCAGTGCCTATCGCAGTGGCAGACGAGGAAGGCTCAGAATCTGAAGAGGATGAGCTTAAACCTAGAG GTCTCACAGGGATGAAGAACATTGGCAACTCCTGTTATATGAATGCTGCCCTGCAGGCTTTATCTAACTG ccCTCCTTTGACTCAGTTTTTCCTGGATTGCAGTGGCTTAGTGCGTACAGATAAAAAGCCTGCATTGTGTAAAAGCTATCAGAAGCTTGTCTCTGAGCTCTGGCACAAGAAACG GCCGAGTTATGTTGTTCCCACTAGTCTCTTTCATGGCATCAAACTGGTGAACCCTATGTTTCGGGGCTATGCTCAACAG GACACTCAAGAGTTTTTGCGTTGCCTGATGGACCAGCTTCACGAGGAACTAAAAGAGCCCCTAACTGAATGCGGTGGTGCGATCTTAGACATCGACCCCGACCGCAGCTTTGATAACCGTAACCATGGTGATGGAGACCGAAGCCCCTCTGAGGACGAATTTTTATCGTGTGACTCTGGATCCGGGAGTGAAAGGGGGGATGGAGACAGGTCAGGAGGAGAGGCGGAGCTGCTGATCCAGGATGAGTGTATTGGAGTAAGAGAGAATGGAGGGATCTCGGAGAAAGAAAGGCTGAAGGAAAGAAAAGGAGAGGAGAGGAAACGGGAAATGGATGAAGATGCAGATGTAGACACGGCTGCAGAGGATGGAGAggcagagagagaaacagaCTCAACCGTCGTAACCGCAGCTGTGCAGGCACCAGGAAATACAG AGCCTGATAATGAGGCTTCCATGAACTGTCAATCTTCTCGTCCCTGTAGCCCTGTCCACAGTGTTCAGGAGCTGCACTCCAAACTTTCTAGCAGTCCACCGAGGTCCAGCCCTCTTAGAACTGGCCCGACTTACACTTTCAAGAAAG CTCAGATgcttctgggaaccagaaagaAGAAGCAGTCCCGTTTCCGCAGTGTTATTTCAGATATTTTTGATGGGTCTATTCTGAGCCTCGTTCAGTGTTTGACATGTGACCGG GTGTCAACGACAGTAGAGACCTTTCAGGACTTGTCTTTGCCTATACCAGGTAAAGAGGATTTGGCCAAACTCCATTCCTCCATCCATCAGAGTGCTCCTGTTAAAACTGGTGTCTGTACGGATGGCTATGCTGCCCAGGGCTGGATCTCCTACATCATGGACTCTATTCGACGGTATACTGA GTTTGTGGTGTCCTGTATTCCCAGCTGGTTTTGGGGGCCCATGGTGACGTTGGAGGACTGCCTGGCAGCATTTTTCGCTGCTGATGAACTGAAAG gagacaatatgtacagctgtGAACGATGTAAAAA ATTGAGAAATGGTGTGAAATATTGTAGAGTTCTCCGTCTACCTGAA ATATTGTGCATTCACCTGAAGCGTTTTAGGCATGAGGTCATGTACTCATTTAAGATAAACAGCCATGTATCATTTCCATTGGAGGGTTTGGATCTTAAACCCTTCCTGGCTAAGGAAAGCCCATCTCAGATTACTACCTACGACCTGCTGTCTGTCATCTGTCACCATGGCACTGCTGGCA GTGGTCATTATATAGCATACTGTCAGAATGTGATTAACGGACAGTGGTATGAGTTTGACGATCAGTACGTAACGGAGGTGCACGAGACCGTAGTGCAGAACGCTGAAGCATACGTCCTCTTCTACAG GAAGAGCAGTGAGGAATCGGTAAGAGAGAGACAGAAGGTTGTAGCTCTGGCTAATTTAAAGGAGCCAAGTCTCCTGCAGTTCTACATCTCCAGAGAATGGCTTAACAAGTTCAACACGTTCACTGAGCCGGGACCCATTACCAACCAAACTTTTCTCTGTCAACATGGAG GTATTCCTCCAACTAAGCACCATTACGTGGATGATCTGGTAGTGATCCTGCCTCAAAATGTGTGGGAATATCTTTATAACAG gtttggGGGAGGCCCGGCCGTAAATCACTTATATGTGTGCGCCATCTGCCAGGTGGAGATAGAGACAGTAGCCAAACGGCGGAAAATGGAGATCGACACTTTCATCAAggtgaaataa
- the c5h9orf78 gene encoding splicing factor C9orf78 homolog: protein MPPGKNLRRRKEDSSDEEDDETKAVVRSKLDEAKELQSLRKRQHGVSITALLVGEKLPLEAELEDDPFKLKTGGVVDMKKVKDRNRDMTADENDLNLGTSFSAETNRRDEDADMMKYIETELKKKKGMVEAEEQSKVKVKNPEDLLYELPENIRVNSAKKTEEMLSNQMLSGIPEVDLGIDAKIKNIISTEEAKAKLLAEQRNKKKDNGTSFVPTNIAVNYVQHNRFYHEDVNAPQRRNKVEEPKARPMRVGDTEKPAPEATPPNYRKRPNNEKATDDYHYEKFKKMNRRY from the exons ATGCCACCGGGTAAGAATTTGAGGAGGAGGAAAGAGGATTCATCTGATGAGGAAGACGATGAGACAAAAGCTGTGGTCAG GTCCAAACTGGATGAAGCCAAGGAGCTTCAAAGTCTAAGGAAGAGACAGCATGGAGTGAG CATTACAGCGTTACTCGTTGGAGAGAAGCTTCCTTTAGAAGCCGAGCTTGAG GATGACCCATTTAAGCTAAAAACAGGAGGTGTTGTTGACATGAAGAAAGTGAAGGACAGAAATCGAGACAT GACAGCAGATGAAAACGACCTGAATCTTGGTACATCTTTCTCTGCTGAAACTAACAGACGAGACGAAGATGCAGACAT GATGAAGTACATTGAAACAGAgttaaagaaaaagaaaggcATGGTGGAGGCGGAAGAACAGAGTAAAGTAAAAGTGAAGAATCCGGAGGACCTTCTGTATGAGCTTCCTGAGAACATCCGTGTCAATTCTGCTAAAAAGACAGAAGAGATGTTGTCCAATCAGATGTTGAGCGGAATTCCAGAGGTGGATTTGGGGATTGA TGCAAAGATAAAGAATATCATCAGTACGGAGGAAGCAAAAGCAAAGCTGCTTGCTGAGCAGAGGAATAAGAAAAAAGACAATGGGACCTCATTTGTTCCCACTAACATCGCTGTCAATTACGTCCAGCACAATCGCT TCTATCACGAAGAtgtaaacgcaccccagagacGAAACAAAGTAGAAGAGCCCAAAGCCAGGCCAATGCGAGTAGGAGACACTGAGAAACCAGCACCTGAGG CAACACCACCCAATTATCGTAAGAGACCAAATAATGAAAAGGCAACAGATGACTACCActatgagaaattcaaaaagaTGAACAGACGATACTAA